GACTAGCTTTACTGttagaacttgaaaagattcataatgtctttcatgtttctatgctacgTCGATACAGATCcaatccatcacatgtgatttctctggTAAATGTTGAGATACAAACTAATTTGACGTATAGCGAAGAACCGATTAGGATTTTAGCTcatgaaatcaaagaattaagAATTAAACGCATAGCTCTAGTGACGTTTCTTTGACATAAACATGGGAatgaggaagctacgtgggaacccaaggaagctatgagaaaacagtaccctaacctattcactggtaagattttcggggacgaaaatccctgagggGGAGAGTTTTAACAGCCGTTTTTagcaaattagaatagtggtttcgagaccccaaatctaaagtaaaaatatttaatttattattttattaaagtttacaacatgatagaattattgtgtgaaagtttcgtaaagaaattttactgtttgaatgcttaattcggtaaaaaaggactaaatcgcgtaaaatgtaaaatgcatgttctactagttaaaggtgtcaaataccTTTGGCTTTTAATTATGGTGGCCTTAAATGGCAATTATACCATTAATTTTTAGGTGGACTTATATGGACATATTTTAGGTGTATTAAATGGtttattattaaggttaattatgtaatttggttattaatcataaaataaataaaacaaagttaattAAAAGTCCCCATTATCATCTTGTAACCGAAAattaagaagaaaaagaagaaaaaatagggTTCTTGATTCGGCTAAGCAAAATTCAagcaattaggtatgtattttgatccGTTttcaatgatttctatgttttcgagatcgttgtttcgtattctagctagcccataccttaattttcaaaactattaaagatttatcatgtttcCATTGCTAAATATTTGAGTAAATTGatattgatgatagattatgaaggtttattaatagatttactagttttgtaaagtgatttttgacaaaaatatcacaaaagggattaatttgtgaaaaagtaAAATTATGTGGGTAAAAGTGTTAATAAATTGAAGATATGGGCTACTAGTATCATGTAGTATATTCGGCTAGTATgaaattgtactaaattgcatgaatttgcaattttatgtgataaggactaaattgtaaaaatgtgaaagtttaggggcaaatgtgtaaaatagccctaatgtgtgttttagactaaattgaataaatagttgattaaattggcaaattttgataatatttagatcaagataagcaaggattgaatctagatcggggaaaaagaaaGGTTGACGATTAACCGATATTTGTTATCCGAGCAATACAAGGTAAGTtagtataattagaatcgaacttttaaatGCTTGTAATTATTAGAAATGAATATATGTAATTGAATAAAAGATCTATTTTGAAATACGAATATCTTATGGATATAGCCTGGTGGTTACCGAAACCCGTTTAAACCGTAGGAATTTGTAGGATgggagtgacatgtcactagggttactatTTAggtcgagatcctgcatgtgttgtggactcACTTCATCTCCTATGAGTTTATCGATATATCAGttcgtaagagcttactattttcatCTCGTTAGACCTTactatttcagctcaatagagcttactgttcatcagctcaCGAGAAGCTTATcgatcatagctcgaaagagtgaatatgatgatgaattgatggattaccgaTTAATACACTTAGTGTGTATCACCTGAGTATCTATCaatattctaataggttcaacggccATAATTCTGTTAACGATTATACGGATGAATTCCTGGTTATATAAATGAATTGTTAATTATATGAATGAGAAtgaattgttacatatgttatacaagttacatgaaattgatatgatataatacattgatgtatgaaattgagataaaggttaattatatgtacttatgagactaacattttgatgaatgcttgtgtataggcatttggcaagtgaaattgatatatgtttaaatggtaagttaaattctgaattatacaggcttactaagctagaaagcttactctgtttcttttccatgttttatagaggttcaatAGTGCATTCGATTCAGATAAAGTTAGAGTTATGCATCACACTATCTAGTTgccgattggtacttttgaacttatggatatttgtaaatatggcatgtataggctagttataatGATGATAGTTATAGTTACTAAAGTGGTGATTTTGATACATGTTGTGGTATATgttaaagccatgtgatttggcttaacttgatATAATGTTTTGATTGTGTATAAGTACttaaatatggtatgttttggcaagtagAAGATGAAATAAAATATGCAATGTTGTCTTAATATGTGATAGGCATGTGAATGGAAAATGCATGATTTTAATTAGGTATTTGAATATAATGTcgaactggtataaaatgtgtataAAATGTTGTGGATTGGCTACCTATTAAGTTATAAAATGTTGCAAATTTGAGCTTGATTAGGATgtacaaaatgggtggcaaaatggctttgtaaatagcgtatttttgtccacacaagtagagacacggacgtgtgtctcggccgtgtgtgacacacggtcatgttatacagtcgtgtgtcctctggtgttgaagctaaatgaagtcagtatgctccacatgtgCGTGTGACTGGCTatatggtacaagtcagtataccctctaattggcacacggcctagcacacggacgtgtgacttggctgtgttgtataagtcagtataccctacaagtttggcatggcctagcacacagccaggtacacgggcgtgtgtggccacttctaagggcacacgagcgtgtggttggccgtgtgacccaatttaGTATGTACcccatgttttcacacggcttgtgacacaggcgtgtctggtggtcgtgtgagacacatggcctgctCACACGGGTGTTTATCCTCTGTTTTgagtaaaattttcaaagtttcgtgaGTGTTTtataagttatcagtttagtcctgaaccgctCCTAAACCATTGTTTAAGGCCTCTTAGGCTATTATAAGGGAAAAATTGTTTGAgaatgaatgatgattgtatgaattaatggaatgtatgagaaaagtatggttatatgtgttataagtttggtaatgttccgtaaccctattttggcgttgaattcgggtgaggggtgttacactttgaaTATTTCCCATGCCTCGTATAGGGACCCATCATCCATCTGCTGAAAAGTGGTGATCTCATTCTGcaacttagcatttttgctaggtgggaaatactttACCAGAAAGCTTTCACTAATTCTTTCGAAGTAAAAATTGAATTGGATGGCAATGAATTAAGCCATGCTCGTGCTCGATCTCGTAACGAGtatggaaacaacttcaacctcagtgTGTCTTCAGTTGTAGTTGCTATCTTGAAGGAATCACTCACCTCTATAAACATTTGAAGGTAAAGATGTTGATCTTCTATGGgtattccactgaattggcctaTTATTTGAAGCATCTAAAACATCATAGGCTTTAATTCAAACTACAGTGCCTCAATCTTTGGTCTCCTAATTCTTGGATTTAGTTCGTTCAAAAGTGGCACGACATACTATCTTATAGGTCGATCCCCATCATAGGCAATACCAATTGGATTTTGAGCATTAACGGCTTTATTCCCTTGAACATCCTTTTGATTCTCAAGGTTCATTTCTGCAGCTTGTCTCTAGGCTAATCTTTCTTGTCTTCTTTGTCTAAATGTTTGTTCAATTTCAAGGTCTACAAGGAGTAAATCAATGATTCGATCTATGCTCATGAACAcctaaaaagaaaatcacaaaaaataaagaataaaaaataattaaaaataaaaataaaaaaccaagTTGCAagaaataatttcacaaataacaattaaattaaaagtcccgagcaatggcgccaaaaacttgtacAGCATAGTTTgagcaagtgtacacagtcattatcaagtaataagtataAGAATTATGGTCTCCACAAGGACTATATATGCTAatcaatattttgtaaaattaaagTTAACAATTTGTTGAGAAAACCACAATAGTTTTGATTGATTGATGTTAAGTAAAAATAACTACTTAGATGCAAAATGATCCCTAAATGCAATTCATGCAATAAAATGAATGAGATTGATTTAGCAACAGAATTCACAAGATTTCAACAACGACAACATGAATAGGCTAGAATAATCACATCAATTAACTTAGTTCATTTTCATCATGTTAATAATATTTTGGaaaatattccatggcaactcaatctttcatgagtttgaaaccaaattaagtcatttcggaatcttttacttagtaaaacatgcattttactgatcatattaAACTAGAGGTTTCTTAGAATCCATGTGAAGTAACAGGGACAGGTTagatttgaaacaatttaatcacataaacctaaaaactaaGCAAGATAATATAACTCATTAAAGTTATTATGAACCTTTAATTTAGTCGGGTTAGGATCTAATTTAAGCATGCACTTTTGAACTATTGTGTCCAGTAGTCgtcatctggttaggatcgctcagctaatttcaATGCatccaatcacgtatgaatgaaatacatgttTGAGTTTAATTGAAAATATGATTGACTGAAGCACAAAACATCATaacatgatttaaataaaatttattgaattgatgCAATCATCCTAGCTAAAAAAAATTAAGCTAAACATTAAAGCAAAATTGGAAACATGTTGAATAACAAGAACAATAGTAAAGATTAATGAAGAAAACATTCAGAATAATTTTGGAAATCCTCTGGAATTGATTGTGGTGGTTTCCTCCAATCCTCCTAATTGTTCCTTCACAAGATACTCCTCAACGTGGCCAGCTAAGAGAGAACTTTCTCAAGGAATTGCTAACTAAATGAAGGGGATATGAATGAGCGAAATGAGAGGTTACTGAATGATAAGAGGAAATGAATGATGAATGTTAAGTGAAGGATGAGGGATGATTTGAAATGAGCAATGGAGGTAGGTATTTATAGTAAAGGTTGGTGGatgagtttactaaaaatagtatgaaaaATCCTCCCATTTACTGCTTTGCTTGGCTAGCCACATATTGTGGAAGAGGGAATTGTTTGGTTGCTTGATTCCTGCATGATATCATGCTTGAATCAAGCAAGGGGTGGACGGTTTCTTGGCCAAAGTTTGTAAGCCATTTTCTGATTTGGGTTTATTCTAAACTTGAATTTGGGTTTGATCTTCCTTGTCTGGACGGTTTGGTGACTCAATTGCTTACCAGACTTGTCCATCAATTGATCCATTTTCAATTAGATAAAAAAAACAAACTCTTTATGACTCATTTTACATGTATTTGTTGTCCATGTAGAGTGAATTTGGGCATGCCCATGTAACTTTATTTTATGAATAAATCATGCATAATTTCCTTGGTCTAACTGTATTAAGTAATGTCAAGATCAATAAGTagccaaaaaaaattaaattatgtataaATTTAATGCAAAATATCATAAAATCACTTTCTTCATTAAATGATTCCCATTATTGAAATATAAACAAAATTCACTCAATTAGTGATCAAATACtcgatatttatattatttttaagttaaaaggTGTCAGATAATATTTTGCTTTGAGATCCTTCAACTTTAAAGTGTCAAGTTCTTCCTTTTGTTGTTGTGTCAACAATGCTCTAGTTGCTAGTTCTATTATACTTGAATCAACAACATTCCACTCCTCCTTGGACATCAAAAAATTTTCATCAGCATGCACGAATGATCATAATGACCATTAAAATGAGGAATAAATGATTGGACAAATGTTGCTTAAGATGTCATCATTTCCCTAACAAGTTGTTTTCATTCAAACTGACTTTGATAccaaatgttaagtttgaatttgAAAACAGAGGCATGAGAAAAAAAAATCCTTAAAGAGAAAATTCAGCAAACACTTGATAGACACAAAAGAGAAGAGAACTTACTTGCATTTATTTCATAACGTTCAACTCTTTTGTAGGGTACATTTAAGAAATGAAataactaaaagaaaaaaaataaaataggaaCTAAATGTACCAAAAAAGGAACTAATCAACCAACTAAGTAGAAACAAACTCCACCTAAGTAACAACTAACATATTACATAATCTTGAAATAACAAAAACAAATCTAGGACATAGTCAATAAAGTGGTAAGTTGCAATGGTAAGGTACATTACACTCATAAAGGGAGAACGTACATTCAAACTTTGGAGATGACATTGTTGAGAGGGACAATCACGAACCTCAAACATGGACTTTAAAATAGATATGCAAAGTACCAAAAAAAAACGTTAGTAATGTtttgtaaaattatttatttcttaacTTTAATCATAtggatattaatatattattttattttgtatattttatataaacaTTACATATACTAATTTGGATAtctaaattttaacaaaaatattttattattaaaataaaatttacttacCATTCCCAACATTAAAAGTGATAAATAGTTATCTTCTACTTATCTTATTCAACATTTTTTGTTGAAAACTTcgtactaattaaaattttaacaaaattatcaagtttatttaaaaaatttgaaaattttcaaatgatttAACAAACGCACTTCAAGTTAAACTTAAGGTAAATTATACAAATAATCACCTAACTATTAGTGTGTTTTGTTTTGATTACTtaggtttaaatttttattttagtctttaacattattaaaatttaatattttagtcactcatCCGATAAATCACTAACGGAATGCTAACTTGGTTGCTTTTCATTAGCATAATTATAATTTTAGCCCTTCAATGTTTACAGATtttatcaatttggtcctaattctaaaaacaaaacaaatttaAGCCTCAACTTTAAATATTATGTTAATCTagttttaattcttcaaaatttaaaaatatttaaaattcattttcgaTAAAAAATCATAAGATTTTATAAAAAAGATTACGAAATTACAAAAGTATTTATAGATAAATGAATATCTATTTTTCTCATTTTCTAACAtaacatttttttattaaataatagttTTACAAATGAAACAATTTAAGGGCAAACACATGAAGAAGACTTAAACAGATTTAACTCTTCTCTTTTTTCAACATCAACAATCACCATGTTTAGGTTGGGTTAAACCTATACATCAAGAATCAATATCTTTAGGTTGTTTCTTAGAACGATTTTGTTGCGTTTGAGGTTATGTTTAAAGGCGAGCATGATTGGAGATCTACAAGTGAGGATGGAGTCTTGGGGACCCAGTAAGTGGAAGACCATGCTGACAGCTCTACAATCAGTTCCTAGTTCCATGGCATGATGATGGAGGATGGGGAAATCGATGAGTTCAGAGTAAGGGTTATTCGTGTTGATGGTTGTGGGTGAAGAAGGTGTCTAACACTCAGCAAATTTGGTGTGGACTAAGGAACAAGGCTAAacgtataataaataaattattatttatacaataaaactaaaaaatgaaaaaattgaatATGATTTATGCCTTGTTTGTCGGtttttcaaaataatttatttgtaaaaccatttcaataaataaatttcatgttAAGAAAAAATgggtattcatttatttataatttgtatGTATTTTTATCAAGGATgaacttttaaatgatttttatttttatttttcaagtttttgttttattttcaaatttgaaaatttaagaatcaagactaaattgacataatGTGTAAAGTTGAGTattaaatttgttgattttttcaattaagaccaaattgatagaatattcAAACATTAAAGgcaaatatttttattatgcCAATGAAAAGTGGTCGATTAGTACTCCATTAATGACTTAATGGATGATTTATCCAAATATTAAATTCCAATAATGTTAATAACTATAATAGAAATTTTTAAACTTGAGTAACCAAAATAGAAACACGACAATAACTGAgtgattatttatatatttacccTTAAACTTAACTCATTAATTTCACGCATCATGATTTTATTGGATTTTTATATCTCATGACACGCAATGAAAGTTCTAGAAGGTAATTgactttattattttttaaacctTTTATGGTAATCTGTCTTATCAAATGAGACGCCAGTTTCCTCTAACAtaaaagtataataataaattaagtttgttaatgtttatatattttatttatttagtttttatttttaattaaattcaattgttaatgtttttaaaatagttaaataatttttataacaaaattattattaaaatattatttttctaattGATGTTTACTTAGCCATTGACGTATAGTTCACTTATATTTTATATTGCCACAATGTTGTTTGTCTTATATATAATgtcaataaatattttaaaaattataaaaactttcaaaattcaaaatttaaaaagttatAGAAAATAAATTGATCTTTTTGAAACATTGACagtcaaattcaactcttttaaaaattaagtaGTCAAATTTCACATAAAAAGTAATACTCAAATTGACAAAAGATgtgaatattaaaaattaaatttatgattatactaaaataaatacataataaggATTTAAGATGATTAAATCTTTTTTAGTATATATTGGTAAAATATAATGTACATATTTTATATAGGAAATTACTgtatacaaaaataataaaaatatattttttaaaataaaagagagATTCAGTGCAATACTTGACCTacaattatagaattaatttttattgtgaatgaatcaaatactaatattaaCCCTAATATATAATAGGTTGTAGTAACAGATGAAAAGAAGTGATAAGTTGGAGGCCAAAGAAATCAACTTAAAATTCTAAACTGGAATCAACAACTAGATCTTCAATTCTATCCCTATCTAATACAAAAATTCAATTCATAAACCtgaaattaaatcattaaaataatatCCAGAAgcacaaaattattattttgaatttttattttctaaatctTACCatgtttattcttttattattttaatattagagTAGCATTTGGTCATATTAATTTGAGAAGCACAAAATTATTACTTTATTATGAGAGTAGGAGTAATTTGACAAACATTGATAAAATTCTAATCCAACGTCAAAATAATTCAATATGTAATTCTAgaataaatttctttttaataaaaattatgatTTGGTTAGCTCAGTTAAACAACGTAATCTGAATAGTAAGTGATAATTTTCACGAACTCTTTATCCGTAAAACACTGTTTCTTGAATGACAAAACCAAATCAAGTCCTCTCATGAAACAATTTACAGTAATAGTCAAGTAAACTTTATATGAACttgataattatatattattcAGTTACGTTTTCAGCGGGCTACTTGCTTTCTAGATAGTCCAAGTCTTCCCAAGAATTTCActctaattatattttattttgttctgtttattttttttttctcactTATGATTATAAACtagaaaatcaaagttcaaagtTACCTTTGTCTTGTCATACCGAAAATTTGGCCGTCTGATTTGATGTTTAACGATATCgattaaaatgatattttaatatatatatatatatataacccaaTTTATTTTGAATCTAATAAAAGAAATTCAATAATTTTAACGAGTGCTTGATAAAATCGTCTACCAAATCAAATTAATTGAatggttaatatatatttttgtcatccaaatttgtgatttgtatctgactattattatttttattaaattagtatTTAAACTTTAATTCCGTCACATTTTAGTACTTCAAGTTATTACAATTGTTAAAGTTAACACTAGTAGCAGATAATATGGAGATACGTAATATACTCACATTTTAACacataataaaagtaaaaataaaaattttataaatatttaaaatatatcaaatttataaaaattataaatttgtctCTTTTATGGAAATGAATCGGACGATTATTTGACCAAATTCAGTCTAgatatgtttttagtattttttttacatatttttaatgttttataacatataatgtttttatattattatttagaaattaaaaaatataaaatctaaataatatttaaaaatatataagtttataaaaaatataattgtaATTTTACATCGCCCAGATTTAGTCCAGTCATTTTCTtaataattttatgtattttaattttgtaaaatatatccaatttttatttattattttaaaattatataaaatctaaCCAAATGAATTGGAGCAATCATTTGTCTAGattctctttaaaatattttttattaattttatattttatttcataaaatattagatttttatattattattttgaaataaaactatttaaaatatataaatttataaaaattataaatataattccACCTCGTAATGAATATAGCCAAATTCATTCCGAACATGATTTTaataaattcatatatattaaatttttatagtaTATATGGTTTTTTATAttgttataatatttttaaatttaaagtatataaaatctaatcaaatattcaaagatatataattttataaacaaaaattataaatattattttatgttagaaTGAACTTAAAAAATGATTGTTTGGATGCAAATCAATCAAACAATAGAATGTCTAGTTtattctagaaattttagtaactttatatattttaattttttcataaaatagaagATATAGATATTTTAGAAAACATATTATTTTACCTCagattttataaaatttgaaaatttataaaatatataaaaaatcaaattttatatattattaatttaaagttaataatataaacatatgatattttatgaaaaaataaaaatatataaaagtaataaaaatacaAGTTTGAAATGAACCTGGACAATTTGTTGTCCTGATTCAAGTGAAAATCAACAATTATTTGTCTAGATTCATTTtgacttaaaataatatttatataattttgcaaatatatatatttaatttcaaaatgataataaaaagtcttgatatattattaaaaaataaaaatataaaaatatatattaaaaagaatATTTAGAATGAACTTGACCAAATAGTTGTTCAGATTTAGAAATGAATTTAGACCACATTTGTCTAGGTTGATTCTTTATGTGGAaagaattataatttttttaaaattttattattttaaaatttctgtcACATGTGCCATGTTATTAATTGCCAGTGCCACATTAACACATTTTAATTATGTTACGATTGAGGTACCAAATTATgtgatgaaattaaaatttagatACCGGTTAGAGTGGTGAATTTCAAGAgccaaaaatatatattaaccctTAATTGAATCCTATTTTTTCAATCATATTTCATTGTtctctataatatatatatatatatatatatatatatatatattatgttaagcatgtttgaaaaagaaaaatcaagcagataaaaataataatgaacaaGCTGTAACTATAACTGAAAAGAGTGGGATATTATTAAGAAATTATGGGATGCAATTTTTGACTAATATAAACTCAATGAAAATTAATAACAATATTAGAAATAAATCTagttaaaaattgaaaatagttAAGTTCATAAGCTTCAAGTTCAGTCTATAAATACCATCTTGCTTCTAATTTCATTTCGCACCTCAAAACACTCTATCCATTTTTCTTTCGTTTTAACTTGAAAAAAGAAAACCCTTCAAACTCCCAAGTAATTAAGAATCATGGGTGTTATCACTTATGACTTTGAGGTAACTTCCCCAATCTCTCCAGCTAGGCTTTTCAAAGCCCTTGTTCTTGAAGGTGATAAGCTTTATCCCAAAGCTGCCCCTCATGCAATCAAGAGTGTTCAGCTCCAAGAAGATGGTAAGCTCGGAAGTATCGTGAAGATAAACTTTGTTGAAGGTTAGTCCTTTAATTAATTTTCACTTTCTTTTATCCTTTTTTTAACATATGTTCGATACGGGTATGCTTGATAGGCGTATTTTATTTGCTTAGGCCTTCCATTCCAGTATGTGAAGCACAAGATTGAAGGACACGACAAAGACAATTTTTCATACAATTACAGTTTGATCGAAGGTGGACCTTTGGGGGACAAGATGGAGAAAATCAGGTACGAGAATAAGTTCGTGGCAGCTGCAGATGGAGGAAGCGTTTGCAAGAGCTTAATGAAATTTTACACCGTTGGGGACTATGTAATCACTGAAGATGAAATCAAATCTCACATTGGAAGGACCGAGGGAGTTTACAAAGCTATTGAAACTTACCTCTTAGCTAATCCTCATGTTTGCAACTAATATATAAGTTGAtgtgattttgattttttttttttgtcttgaaGCCTAAATTATCTTTTGATTGAACTAATAAGAGTGGTGATGATCAACCTTTGATCAGCTACATTTTC
The Gossypium arboreum isolate Shixiya-1 chromosome 10, ASM2569848v2, whole genome shotgun sequence genome window above contains:
- the LOC108488650 gene encoding major strawberry allergen Fra a 1.04-like, with the translated sequence MGVITYDFEVTSPISPARLFKALVLEGDKLYPKAAPHAIKSVQLQEDGKLGSIVKINFVEGLPFQYVKHKIEGHDKDNFSYNYSLIEGGPLGDKMEKIRYENKFVAAADGGSVCKSLMKFYTVGDYVITEDEIKSHIGRTEGVYKAIETYLLANPHVCN